From the genome of Verrucomicrobiia bacterium, one region includes:
- a CDS encoding DUF1552 domain-containing protein gives MNSKQSDMFGSFISTKRALPRRQFLKAAGVLLGLPMLEAMTPAFLNAAESAAAKQAPRRMLGVCNNLGLLPENFFPTGAGKDYKASTYLELLQAYRKDFTVFSGVWHPDVDGGHPADNCFLTAAPHPGSGGFRNTISLDQYIGERIGHLTRFPTMTLGVNVQQGSRSLSWTGGGVLIPCEESAVSVYKKLFLQGSKEQVAQQVRKLQLGESIMDAVADQTKSLQRDLGVRDKDRLDQYLTGVRELEQRMVMSREWENRPKPKAPVAAPLDPASPAEYMEKVRLMYEMARLAFETDSSRAVTLLLDSVNSPVLDLDDMHITDGYHSLSHHGKNDKKLAQLKAIDEWHMKLLAELFGKLKGIKEQGETLLDRSMILYGSNLGNANTHVTTNLPVLFAGGGFKHGQHLAFDTVHNYPLPNLFVSMLQRMGLETDKFATSTGTMRGLEMA, from the coding sequence ATGAATAGCAAGCAATCCGATATGTTCGGCTCGTTCATCTCCACGAAACGGGCTTTGCCGCGTCGCCAGTTCCTGAAGGCGGCGGGTGTGTTGCTGGGTTTGCCGATGCTCGAGGCGATGACGCCGGCGTTTCTGAACGCGGCGGAGAGTGCGGCGGCCAAGCAAGCGCCGCGTCGTATGCTGGGCGTGTGCAATAACCTGGGTCTGTTGCCGGAGAATTTCTTCCCGACCGGCGCGGGCAAGGATTACAAGGCTTCGACGTATCTCGAGTTGTTGCAGGCGTATCGGAAAGATTTCACGGTGTTCAGCGGGGTGTGGCATCCGGATGTGGATGGCGGGCATCCGGCGGATAACTGCTTCCTCACGGCGGCACCGCATCCGGGCAGTGGCGGTTTCCGCAACACGATCTCGCTGGATCAATACATTGGTGAGCGCATCGGGCATCTGACGCGGTTCCCGACGATGACGCTCGGCGTGAACGTGCAACAGGGTTCTCGCAGTCTTTCATGGACGGGTGGCGGCGTGCTCATTCCGTGTGAAGAGAGCGCAGTGAGTGTTTACAAGAAGCTGTTCCTGCAAGGCTCGAAGGAGCAGGTGGCGCAGCAGGTGCGGAAATTGCAACTGGGCGAGAGCATCATGGACGCGGTGGCGGACCAGACGAAGTCGCTGCAACGCGATCTCGGGGTGCGGGACAAGGATCGCTTGGACCAATACCTCACGGGTGTGCGCGAATTGGAGCAGCGGATGGTGATGTCGCGCGAGTGGGAGAATCGGCCGAAGCCGAAAGCGCCGGTGGCGGCACCGCTCGATCCGGCCAGCCCGGCGGAATATATGGAGAAGGTGCGTCTGATGTATGAGATGGCGCGGCTGGCGTTTGAAACGGATTCCTCACGGGCGGTGACGTTGCTGCTGGATAGCGTGAATTCACCGGTGCTGGATCTGGACGACATGCACATCACGGATGGTTATCACAGTCTGTCGCATCATGGTAAGAACGACAAGAAGCTGGCACAGTTGAAGGCGATCGATGAATGGCACATGAAGTTGCTGGCGGAATTGTTCGGCAAGCTGAAGGGCATCAAGGAACAGGGCGAGACGCTGCTGGATCGCTCAATGATTTTGTACGGTTCGAATCTCGGCAATGCGAACACGCATGTGACGACGAATCTGCCGGTGCTCTTCGCGGGTGGCGGGTTCAAGCACGGTCAGCATCTGGCGTTTGATACGGTGCACAATTATCCGTTGCCGAACCTGTTCGTGAGCATGTTGCAACGGATGGGGTTGGAGACGGACAAATTTGCGACGAGCACGGGAACGATGCGGGGATTGGAGATGGCGTGA
- a CDS encoding DUF1592 domain-containing protein — protein sequence MRIRVYIYLVLMMGSALALQAAETASSSAAALGRFTKDISPVIQKFCTDCHDGETKKGGIDLTALKFDLSDAKAFGTWVKVHDAVESGEMPPPKKDQPSKKQRGAFIEALTETMVAADEERAKTVGRSVWRRLNRYEYENSLRDLLGAPWLQVKEMLPEDGESHRFNKVGEALDVSHVQLARYLQAADYALQEVVKAQALKVPTTTNRYYARDQRSFTGKLKFSEFNRSPERATFPMLNYTAQKDVLEGTAPVTVGDKNPAIREQEGIGVVASAYEPLEIKFTNFKAPAAGFYKLRISAYTFWAAPISQARWWTPDRTNTSIGRRAEPVEVYAETPPRLLRKLGGFDAQIEPGVHELQAWLLEGETVRPDPVRLFRSRPPAWKNPLATKEGQPGVAYRWLEVEGPIYDDKLTKTQKLLFGDLPLKVDAKKQITVESKNPKTDAERLLRNFMAQAYRRPVEEVDVQRFLKVIHTAMGSGSKFMEAMIAGYSGVLCSPGFVTLEEKPGKLDDYALASRLSYFLWNSAPDAELRSLAAKGKLGHPDMLRAQTDRLLKDPKAQKFVNSFLDYWLDLRHASATSPDATLYPDYYLDDALVEDAVDETQMFFAELLKSDLPSRNLIKSDFTMLNERLAKHYDLPPVEGIHLRRVPLPKGSVRGGLMTQASVLKVTANGTTTSPVLRGVWIMERIIGKPPPPPPPSVPAIEPDTRGAVTIRQQLEKHRELATCAGCHTKIDPAGFALENFDVMGGWRTEYRALGSTNNVVPGYGKNGQPFTFHPGPVVDASGELPNNGGKFQDIQSLKELLLKDDRQIARNLTRQLVVYGTGAAVRFGDRAEVEEILDRASSSHYGVRSVIQSIVQSDLFRNK from the coding sequence ATGCGTATTCGTGTGTACATTTATTTGGTTTTGATGATGGGATCGGCTCTGGCGTTGCAGGCGGCGGAGACGGCTTCGTCTTCAGCGGCGGCTTTGGGGCGGTTCACGAAGGATATCAGTCCGGTGATCCAGAAGTTTTGCACGGATTGTCATGATGGGGAGACGAAGAAGGGCGGGATCGATCTGACGGCGTTGAAGTTCGATCTCTCTGATGCGAAGGCTTTTGGGACTTGGGTGAAGGTGCATGATGCGGTGGAGTCCGGCGAGATGCCGCCGCCGAAGAAGGATCAGCCATCCAAAAAGCAGCGCGGGGCGTTCATCGAGGCGCTGACGGAGACGATGGTGGCGGCAGATGAGGAGCGCGCGAAGACGGTGGGGCGCTCGGTGTGGCGTCGGCTGAACCGGTATGAGTATGAGAATTCACTGCGGGATCTGTTGGGTGCGCCGTGGCTTCAAGTGAAGGAGATGTTGCCAGAGGATGGAGAATCGCATCGCTTCAACAAGGTGGGTGAGGCGCTGGATGTCTCGCATGTTCAGCTCGCGCGGTATTTGCAGGCGGCGGATTATGCGCTGCAAGAAGTGGTGAAGGCGCAGGCGTTGAAGGTGCCAACGACGACGAATCGTTACTACGCGCGGGATCAGCGGTCTTTTACGGGTAAGCTGAAGTTCAGCGAGTTCAATCGCAGTCCCGAACGCGCGACGTTTCCGATGCTGAATTACACGGCGCAGAAGGATGTGCTGGAGGGGACGGCTCCGGTGACGGTGGGGGATAAGAATCCGGCGATCCGCGAACAGGAGGGGATCGGTGTGGTGGCGAGCGCGTATGAGCCGCTGGAGATCAAGTTCACGAATTTCAAAGCGCCCGCAGCGGGTTTCTACAAGCTGCGCATCTCGGCTTACACGTTCTGGGCGGCACCGATAAGCCAGGCGCGGTGGTGGACGCCGGATCGCACGAACACCTCGATCGGGCGTCGCGCGGAACCGGTGGAGGTCTATGCGGAGACGCCGCCGCGACTCTTGCGCAAGCTGGGTGGTTTCGATGCACAGATCGAGCCGGGTGTGCATGAATTGCAAGCGTGGTTGCTGGAAGGTGAGACGGTGAGGCCGGACCCCGTGCGTTTGTTCCGGTCACGTCCGCCCGCTTGGAAGAATCCGCTGGCGACGAAGGAAGGGCAACCGGGTGTGGCGTATCGCTGGCTGGAGGTCGAGGGGCCGATCTATGATGACAAGCTTACGAAGACGCAGAAGTTGCTCTTCGGCGATCTGCCGCTGAAGGTGGATGCGAAGAAGCAGATTACGGTGGAATCGAAGAATCCGAAGACGGATGCGGAGCGGTTGCTGAGGAATTTCATGGCGCAAGCGTATCGACGGCCCGTGGAGGAGGTGGATGTGCAGCGGTTCCTGAAGGTCATCCATACGGCGATGGGTTCGGGGAGCAAGTTCATGGAGGCGATGATCGCTGGTTACTCGGGTGTATTGTGCTCGCCGGGATTTGTGACGCTGGAGGAGAAGCCGGGCAAGCTGGATGATTACGCGCTCGCCTCTAGGCTCTCGTATTTTCTCTGGAACTCGGCGCCGGATGCGGAACTGCGTTCGCTGGCAGCGAAGGGCAAGCTGGGGCATCCAGATATGTTACGGGCACAAACCGACCGGCTTTTGAAAGATCCTAAGGCGCAGAAGTTCGTGAACTCGTTCCTGGATTACTGGTTGGATCTGCGGCATGCGAGCGCGACCTCGCCGGATGCGACGTTGTATCCTGACTATTACCTCGATGATGCATTGGTGGAAGACGCGGTGGATGAGACGCAGATGTTCTTCGCGGAATTGTTGAAGAGCGATCTGCCGTCGCGGAACCTGATCAAGTCCGACTTCACGATGTTGAACGAGCGGTTGGCAAAGCATTACGACCTGCCGCCGGTGGAGGGGATTCATCTGCGGCGCGTGCCGTTGCCGAAGGGCAGTGTGCGCGGCGGATTGATGACGCAGGCGAGTGTGCTGAAGGTGACGGCGAATGGCACGACGACCTCGCCGGTCTTGCGCGGCGTGTGGATCATGGAGCGGATCATCGGTAAGCCGCCACCGCCTCCGCCGCCGAGTGTGCCAGCGATTGAGCCAGACACGCGCGGAGCGGTGACGATCCGTCAACAGCTGGAGAAACATCGCGAGCTGGCGACGTGCGCGGGCTGCCATACGAAGATCGATCCGGCGGGTTTCGCGCTGGAGAACTTCGATGTGATGGGCGGCTGGCGGACGGAGTATCGCGCGCTGGGCAGCACGAATAATGTGGTGCCGGGCTATGGCAAGAACGGGCAGCCGTTCACGTTCCATCCGGGGCCGGTGGTGGATGCGAGCGGGGAATTGCCGAACAATGGCGGGAAGTTCCAAGACATCCAGAGCTTGAAGGAATTGTTGCTGAAGGATGACCGGCAGATCGCGCGGAACCTGACGCGGCAATTGGTGGTTTACGGAACGGGTGCGGCGGTGCGATTTGGTGATCGCGCCGAGGTGGAGGAGATATTGGATCGCGCGAGCTCGAGCCATTACGGCGTGCGCTCGGTGATTCAATCGATCGTGCAGAGTGATTTGTTCCGGAATAAGTAA
- a CDS encoding ThuA domain-containing protein, whose product MKRILSLLLLALLATSLTATAADQNRKLVIIAGKPSHPPLMHEFRAGSLLLQKCLQGYPGLTVEVHTNGWVSDEKTFDTADAIFIYADGGGGHPAVQGNHLETLKKHIARGVGFGCGHYGVEIVPAQAGKEFKEWMGGHYENAFSVNPIWEPDYKSFPKHPIANGVKPFSTKDEWYFNMRFRDDIKGITPLLVAKPSDAVRDGPYVHPKGPYPHIQEAKGRDEIMMWATERPDGGRAFGFTGGHFHMNWGNDNQRKIVLNALVWLTKAPVPDDGVKSQVTQEELMQNLDVKNVPKPAAAPAPKPAEKK is encoded by the coding sequence ATGAAACGCATCCTGAGCCTTTTGCTCCTGGCCCTCTTGGCCACGTCGCTTACCGCCACCGCTGCGGACCAGAACCGCAAACTCGTCATCATCGCGGGCAAGCCCAGCCATCCGCCCCTCATGCACGAGTTTCGCGCGGGCTCTCTGCTCCTGCAGAAATGCCTGCAAGGCTATCCCGGCCTCACCGTGGAGGTGCACACCAACGGCTGGGTCAGCGATGAAAAGACCTTCGACACCGCCGACGCCATCTTCATCTACGCCGATGGCGGTGGCGGCCATCCCGCCGTCCAAGGCAACCATCTGGAAACCCTGAAAAAACACATCGCCCGTGGCGTCGGTTTCGGCTGCGGCCATTACGGCGTGGAAATCGTGCCCGCCCAAGCTGGCAAAGAATTCAAAGAATGGATGGGCGGTCACTATGAAAACGCCTTCTCCGTGAACCCCATCTGGGAACCGGACTATAAGAGCTTTCCAAAACACCCTATCGCCAACGGTGTGAAACCTTTCAGCACCAAAGACGAATGGTATTTCAACATGCGCTTCCGCGATGACATCAAAGGCATCACCCCGCTCCTCGTCGCCAAGCCCAGCGACGCCGTCCGCGATGGCCCCTACGTCCATCCGAAAGGCCCCTATCCGCACATCCAGGAAGCCAAAGGCCGCGATGAAATCATGATGTGGGCCACCGAACGCCCCGATGGCGGTCGCGCCTTCGGCTTCACCGGCGGTCACTTTCATATGAACTGGGGTAACGACAATCAGCGTAAGATCGTGCTGAACGCCCTCGTCTGGCTCACCAAAGCCCCAGTCCCTGACGACGGCGTGAAATCTCAAGTCACCCAGGAAGAACTCATGCAAAACCTCGACGTGAAAAACGTCCCGAAACCCGCCGCTGCGCCAGCCCCCAAGCCCGCAGAAAAGAAGTAA
- a CDS encoding GNAT family N-acetyltransferase has product MLRIGYLADHPEFIPVIAEWYFREWGKYRAGDSVERRIGRLTEAANRRAVPTVIVAYEGDRILGSAMLVACDMESRKELSPWVAGVFVEAAERGKGIGAALVERVIEEAKALGFPWLYLFTFSTEEYYARLGWEVVERTEYLGAGVTVMRWDLLSDEEILRRDAEMENGKVAPMIHEEFVRRVREGRKRPPGG; this is encoded by the coding sequence ATGTTGCGGATCGGGTATTTGGCGGATCATCCTGAGTTCATTCCGGTGATTGCGGAGTGGTATTTTCGGGAGTGGGGGAAGTATCGGGCGGGGGATTCGGTGGAGCGGAGGATCGGGCGGTTGACGGAGGCGGCGAATCGACGGGCGGTGCCGACGGTGATTGTCGCGTATGAGGGGGACAGGATATTGGGTTCGGCGATGTTGGTGGCGTGTGATATGGAGTCGCGGAAGGAGCTGTCGCCGTGGGTGGCGGGGGTGTTTGTGGAGGCGGCGGAGCGCGGGAAGGGGATTGGTGCGGCGTTGGTGGAACGGGTGATTGAGGAGGCGAAGGCGCTGGGGTTTCCGTGGTTGTATTTGTTCACGTTTAGCACGGAGGAATATTATGCGCGGTTGGGTTGGGAGGTGGTGGAGCGGACGGAGTATCTGGGGGCGGGGGTGACGGTGATGAGGTGGGATCTGTTATCGGATGAGGAGATTTTGAGAAGGGATGCGGAGATGGAGAATGGGAAGGTCGCACCGATGATACATGAGGAATTTGTGAGGCGGGTGAGGGAGGGGCGGAAGCGTCCGCCTGGCGGGTGA
- a CDS encoding PVC-type heme-binding CxxCH protein, translating into MKTPFLTTFLCLSVVTSTFAAEAPKPATTIAASGPLYKSAIIGKGLVDIDIDVTKANSLWLVVTPGEDGVGCDWADWVEPRLIGPKGETKLTDLKWRNSTQGFGQARVNANVDGKPLKVGGQSIAYGIGTHAPSVIEFDLTGQGFTRFKSKAGLDNGGTDQGCGSTVQFMVFTNQPPAGYLNTAADTGSKPRGSGPEAAALDASKLIVPAGLEATVFASEPDIVNPTDLDIDAKGRVWVTEGANYRVSAHMNKQWGVQRKDGDRIVILEDTNGDGKADKTKVFYQDPSINAALGICVLGNKVIVSASPYAFILTDTNGDDVADTREVLFHDGSKGDHDHAMHAFVFGPDGKLYFNCGNEFQKLSRPKGNATVALKGPITNLELEPVTDKAGNLVNNSRKPYQEGVIFRCNPDGSELETLAWDFRNNYETAIDSFGTLWQSDNDDDGNKGVRINYVMEFGNYGYRHELTGAGWRTKRTNMEKEVPNQHWYQNDPGVMPNLLVTGSGSPTGIMIYEGTLLPKEFQGQMIHCDAGPRTVRAYPVQNDGAGYKATTLDLLTSGDSWYRPADVCTAPDGSVYIADWNDAGVGGHNMADRELATMRGRIYRVAPTGHKPNVPKLNLDTAAGAVAALQSPNLATRYLAWEKLRALGAQAEADLVKVWRGTDARQRARALNALARIPGKERTYVVEALRDNDANIRITGLRIARQFDWARINEAAANDKKQLKSAATKAAVNTLFNALGGKKQTVGDVAANVGSELTYDLITAISTLASDTNPQVRRECAIALRGSQSPEAAALWVKLAQQHDGKDRWYLEALGIGADKQWDAFLGAWLTAVGDNWNTPAGRDLIWRSRATQTPALLGKLIINRQAEKDEWPRYFRALDYFEGAEKEKALVQVLTTIK; encoded by the coding sequence ATGAAAACACCGTTCCTCACGACCTTCCTCTGCCTCTCGGTCGTCACGTCCACTTTTGCCGCCGAAGCCCCCAAGCCTGCCACCACCATCGCCGCTTCCGGCCCGCTCTATAAGAGCGCCATCATCGGCAAGGGCCTCGTCGATATCGACATCGACGTCACGAAAGCCAACTCCCTCTGGCTCGTCGTCACCCCCGGTGAAGACGGTGTCGGCTGCGATTGGGCCGACTGGGTCGAGCCCCGCCTCATCGGTCCCAAGGGCGAAACCAAACTCACCGACCTCAAATGGCGCAACTCCACGCAAGGCTTCGGTCAGGCCCGCGTGAACGCCAACGTCGATGGCAAGCCCCTCAAAGTCGGCGGCCAATCCATTGCCTACGGCATCGGCACCCACGCTCCCTCTGTCATTGAATTCGATCTCACCGGCCAAGGCTTTACTCGCTTCAAATCCAAGGCCGGTCTCGATAACGGCGGCACCGATCAAGGCTGCGGCTCCACCGTCCAGTTCATGGTCTTCACGAATCAGCCGCCCGCCGGTTACCTGAACACCGCCGCCGACACCGGCAGTAAACCACGCGGTTCTGGCCCGGAAGCCGCCGCCTTGGACGCTTCCAAACTCATCGTCCCCGCCGGTCTCGAAGCCACCGTGTTCGCCTCCGAACCCGACATCGTGAACCCCACCGATCTCGACATCGATGCGAAAGGCCGCGTGTGGGTCACCGAAGGCGCGAACTACCGCGTCTCCGCCCACATGAACAAGCAATGGGGCGTGCAACGCAAAGACGGTGACCGCATCGTCATCCTCGAAGACACCAATGGCGACGGCAAAGCCGACAAAACGAAAGTCTTCTACCAAGACCCCAGCATCAACGCCGCCCTCGGCATCTGCGTACTCGGTAATAAAGTCATCGTCTCCGCTTCGCCCTACGCCTTCATCCTCACCGATACGAACGGCGATGACGTGGCCGACACTCGCGAAGTCCTCTTCCACGACGGCTCCAAAGGCGATCACGATCACGCCATGCACGCCTTCGTCTTCGGCCCGGATGGCAAACTCTATTTCAACTGCGGCAATGAATTCCAAAAACTCAGCCGCCCGAAAGGCAACGCCACCGTCGCGCTGAAGGGCCCCATCACGAATCTCGAACTGGAACCCGTCACGGATAAGGCGGGCAACCTCGTGAACAACAGCCGCAAGCCCTATCAGGAAGGCGTCATCTTCCGTTGCAATCCCGATGGCAGCGAACTCGAAACCCTCGCGTGGGATTTCCGCAACAACTACGAAACCGCCATCGACTCCTTCGGCACCCTCTGGCAATCGGACAACGATGACGACGGCAACAAAGGCGTGCGCATCAATTACGTCATGGAGTTCGGCAACTACGGTTACCGCCACGAACTCACCGGTGCAGGCTGGCGCACCAAACGCACAAACATGGAGAAGGAAGTGCCCAATCAACATTGGTATCAGAACGATCCTGGTGTGATGCCGAATCTTCTCGTCACCGGTTCCGGTTCACCCACCGGCATCATGATCTATGAAGGCACGCTCCTGCCGAAAGAATTTCAGGGCCAGATGATCCATTGCGATGCCGGTCCGCGCACCGTCCGCGCTTATCCCGTGCAGAATGACGGCGCCGGTTACAAAGCCACCACGCTCGATCTCCTCACCAGTGGTGATTCCTGGTATCGCCCCGCCGATGTCTGCACCGCGCCAGATGGCTCCGTGTATATCGCCGATTGGAACGACGCCGGCGTGGGCGGTCATAACATGGCCGATCGCGAACTCGCCACCATGCGCGGCCGCATCTACCGTGTCGCCCCCACCGGCCACAAACCGAACGTGCCCAAGCTGAATCTCGACACCGCCGCCGGTGCCGTCGCCGCCTTGCAATCGCCCAACCTCGCCACGCGCTATCTTGCTTGGGAAAAACTCCGCGCCCTCGGAGCTCAAGCCGAGGCTGACCTCGTGAAAGTCTGGCGCGGCACTGATGCCCGCCAACGCGCTCGCGCTCTGAACGCCCTCGCCCGCATCCCCGGCAAGGAACGCACCTACGTCGTAGAAGCCCTGCGCGATAACGACGCGAACATCCGCATCACCGGCCTGCGCATCGCCCGCCAGTTCGATTGGGCGCGCATCAACGAAGCCGCTGCGAACGATAAAAAGCAGCTCAAGAGCGCCGCCACGAAAGCCGCCGTGAACACCCTCTTCAACGCCCTCGGCGGCAAGAAGCAGACCGTCGGCGATGTCGCCGCCAATGTCGGCAGCGAACTCACCTACGACCTCATCACCGCCATCAGCACGCTCGCGAGCGATACCAATCCACAAGTCCGCCGCGAATGCGCCATCGCCCTGCGCGGCAGCCAATCGCCCGAAGCCGCCGCCCTCTGGGTGAAGCTCGCGCAACAACACGATGGCAAAGACCGCTGGTATCTCGAAGCCCTCGGCATCGGCGCCGATAAACAATGGGACGCTTTCCTCGGTGCCTGGCTCACCGCCGTAGGCGATAAT